One stretch of Vulpes lagopus strain Blue_001 chromosome 12, ASM1834538v1, whole genome shotgun sequence DNA includes these proteins:
- the MCRIP1 gene encoding mapk-regulated corepressor-interacting protein 1 isoform X2: MTSSPVSRVVYNGKRNSSPRSPPSSTEIFTPAHEENVRFIYEAWQGVERDLRSQMSGSERGLVEEYVEKVPNPSLKTFKPIDLSDLKRRNTPDAKKS; this comes from the exons ATGACCAG TTCCCCTGTCTCCAGAGTCGTCTACAACGGCAAGAGGAACAGTAGCCCCCGGTCTCCCCCCAGCAGCACCGAGATCTTCACCCCGGCCCATGAGGAGAATGTGCGCTTCATTTACGAAG CCTGGCAGGGTGTGGAGCGAGATCTGCGGAGCCAGATGTCAGGCAGCGAGCGGGGCCTGGTGGAGGAGTACGTGGAGAAGGTCCCTAACCCCAGTCTGAAGA CCTTCAAGCCCATCGACCTGAGTGACCTGAAGCGCCGGAACACGCCGGACGCCAAGAAGTCCTGA